The Osmia bicornis bicornis chromosome 12, iOsmBic2.1, whole genome shotgun sequence genome contains the following window.
AGGGGTAATCAGTTAGCTTCCTGTGGGGAAGATGGAACAGTAAGATTATGggatttaagaaaaaaagaaaataccaaTATATTAACACCTTATTTGGTAGAAAAGGTAGCCAGGCCAAGGTTAGGCAAGTGGATTGGTGCCATAGATTTTACAGATGACTGGTTGGTGCGTGTTTTAGGTCTTTCTTCTTGAAACATacgtaatttattattaatcagTACATCATGATTTTCTAGTTATGCGGTGGTGGTCCGTCTTTATCCTTGTGGCATATACGCACGATGGAAGCAGCAACTGTGTTTCATCTTCCAGACGAAGGGATTCACGTAGCAAACATTTACGAGGAACGTGTAATTGCTGCAGGAGCAGCGCCTCACGTTTATCACTTAACGTATCAAGGAGAAACATTGGCCAAAGTGCCAACTTCTAGTAACACCGTTTACAGTATTATTTACCAAGAAACTCCACAGAAAGTAATGAGTATAGCCGGCTGTTCGAATAATCTTGACGTTTGCACAAACTTTAACTATCGTGAATTAATGTTAAAGTTTGCGTAATAACAAAACAAACATGTTTTCCATGCGATCTGTGGAAGAAAAACAATCTCATGGggtttatatatttttaaataaatatattaatacaatatgcattttataaaatatagtataaaactttttacAAATATACAAGTATCCGTTCGTTAATCATGGCTCCTTGTAATGCGACAGTCTCTTACATACATTGAACAATGTATTCATAAATCCTAGAGGACTATAGTTAAAGAAAGCCGTGACCTGCGATCACAGCAGGTATGAAGCCCTCTCTGCCGTCCCGCGAACGAACCCAGAACCAGTCGCTTACGTGATCGCTAAGCAGAGCAACGACGTCACCTTTAGAAACGCTCAGAGCGTTTCCACCTTGGCCTTCATAGTCGCTGCGTATCACGAGTAAAGTATGACGGGATCCTTTGGTTCTAGCGTTTGCCGCGGCTCTAAGATACAATCTATCAACGCTGCGTTCTCCACAGGCTGAAACCGCGTCTCTGGAACTTCGTCTTACTCTTGGATTTCTACCACGAGCCCCGCACTCTGATCGGGTGTCCCTTAATTTCTCAGTGTCGGTCATGTTACCTAAAACCAGACAATTTTCGCATAACATTTAGAACTacctttctttatttctcgACTGTACGGTTAAATGAAATAAGCAACGTTAGCGGTTGAAGCGGTTGAGGAACTGCAATTATTCTAAGGCTACCTAGAGGACGAGGAAATACATCCGTTGAATCCTCCCAGCATGGACCCCGCGTTGGTTGCGGTAAGATTCCAAGTGGTAGGCACGCAGCATACCCAACGTATCCTTCTTGTCCATGGGGAGTTTGAACGTACAACCAGGTCTGGTTCTTGAATACAGCATTCACCACTGTTCCAAGTGGTAGAGCCATCTCGTCTTGAGTACCTCCTTGGGTTTGGTACAGGACAGATGGGAAGGACAGAACCACGGGAATGTTGGCGGGTTTCTCTATCGAGGCCTAAAAAGTATTCTATCCTTTGTCGAGAATATTCCTTAGGCTACGTTGAATTCTTTCAAGCAATTCAAAGGTACCTTCGTGAGAAACGCATCGAGGTCCGCAATTTCGTAACCGAACCTGCTAGGAGGTCTAGGCTTGTGAGAACGTTTGGTCCTCCGATGTCTGTGCTTCTCACGACCACTCGGCGTGGACGTTGACTCCCGAGACACGAGAGACGGTTCGGACACTGCCCTCTTaactttctccttttcttttgtGTCTTTCAATCCGGGAAATCCCTTCTCGGATTGCTTGTCCAAAGGGCTGTCGAGAGACCTCTCGTTCACCAGCACCTCCTTGCCGATAGActgtaaaagaaaaagtaacgATCAACTTCAGCAACGATTCATTTTACATTCAGAACAGTTGTTGTCCAAGGATTTTCCATCGAACTTCGACCTTTTCTGTCCTCTCAATCTTCTCGATCCTATGGAGAATCttcttttctcgtttctcAGTATCCAAGTTCTCCTTGCCAGCATCCTTTTCCTTCACGCTCTTAACGCTCCTCCTGGAGGACCTCTCTTTACCATCTCGTGACAAGCTCTCCCGATCGTCGTTCCCACCTTCGCAAACGAAACATTGTTTCTCAAGACTTCATAAAGTAGCAAGGAAATTACGGGTGATTTACCGCATTCACTTATGGACTATCAAAGGTAACCTGTTCTCCTCGAGCCTAAATTATctctttaaattaaaaatcactgCCTGACTTGGGGTTCTCACGGAATTACTGTGTTAATGGATGTTGAACTTGGATTATTGCTTGACCTATGTTTCATGTACTTGCATTGTTATTTGGTTCTCCTTTTGTTGGATTACtacagtggtacctcggtatacgacataaattttttgtgtgaattattaaataattatcttaaaacaaaaatttaattaataatctattATATTCGGAGTTGATGTATTATTAAGGGAAAAGTTGGTTTGGTATACGTCCTATTCGATACAAGTTCAAACATCAGGAaccgaggtaccactgtacTTGTCttcttaaattttctattttaaatattccattTGAGTTTCAAGTTTGACCTTCTTCAACATTTTATCTATTTGCACGGACCTGTATTCCCATTGATAGTCGTCTGATTATTGGTGGACGCAGGTTGCTGTTGTCCACGGAGGACCCAGGTCAAAGAGATCTTGGGGCGCAAGAGGGTGCTTGACCGTTGCCCCATGCTCTTCGGCGGTGCGAGGGGCGTGGAGGGCGTCGCAGGCGTCGCCGATCTGGGTGGTGACGGTGACCTCGACGCCGGTGTCACCACCTGCAAAGGACAGTCCGCCACCAGGTCCACCGTCTGCACCGAACAGCCATGTTCCTGTAATGGAAAATCAACACCTTAGAATCTTAGATAGGCACCGTTTAACCAGCCCGCATCTCTCACGAATTTATTAAACGACGCTCGCCCGTTAATTAACGGATCGAAATAAAATGCAGCGACGCGTTGCGTTGGAAAAACTTGTTTCAAGAATATATTGCGCTTCCGTGAAACGTGGATCATGAGAATGGTTAATTCCCGCGCGTGCTGCGCCTTCTACAAAGTGGATTATTAATTCGTCTCATAGGCGTTCAATTAGCCCGCGAGGCGAGTCGcggaaatgaattattcgttGGCGCACGCGTGTCCCCGGTGTGCTTTACCGTGCCGCGGAAATTTACGACTCTCGTCTCGCATAAATAGCCGGCTTGGCCACCGGGAAATTTACGAACGACCACTTGCGTCCGCCTCGTAAAATTTCTGCTCCAGTTGACCCTGACGTCTGTTCACTGGCAAGAGAAtcttccttcgttttcgcggAAAATAACGAAGGTCTGCTATCGTTAGGTCATTGGAAAAATTgagtgttttatttttaaaggtTAAAAACAGTAGATAATTCCGGTGgtaagtgaaataaaatatttctttcttgcTTATGCCCGCGACCGCCGAGAGAAATCCTTTCGCGTGGACCGATCTCCGAAGACATTCCACGTGGTCCGGTCTGCGAACGCGTTCCTATGAATTATTGCACCATTAACGTGAGTAATCGTGCCGGCGGGAAAATTATATAGTAATTTGTTCGCAGCTGATCGAATACGTCGagaattttattcttctttctgcCGGGGTAATGAAGCGGGCTAGCCCGGAAGGGAGAACGCGTAGCAACCCCATTCGACCGGACTCGTGGCCGTGAAAAATGAAGACGTTTCACCCGGCCGCTTTCGATTTTACCCGTTGAATGGCCAGCTAAGTAGCCATTCCGTACGCTCTTATAATTTATACGTCGCCCTTTTGTGTTAAACACAACGCGAT
Protein-coding sequences here:
- the LOC114879119 gene encoding MAP7 domain-containing protein 1; translated protein: MFARLCRQAPNGDLKRRHSWSSEVDYQPAETEAVATPEEDPAAPSPEEEDRTSYKEHGCSVQTVDLVADCPLQVVTPASRSPSPPRSATPATPSTPLAPPKSMGQRSSTLLRPKISLTWVLRGQQQPASTNNQTTINGNTGGNDDRESLSRDGKERSSRRSVKSVKEKDAGKENLDTEKREKKILHRIEKIERTEKSIGKEVLVNERSLDSPLDKQSEKGFPGLKDTKEKEKVKRAVSEPSLVSRESTSTPSGREKHRHRRTKRSHKPRPPSRFGYEIADLDAFLTKASIEKPANIPVVLSFPSVLYQTQGGTQDEMALPLGTVVNAVFKNQTWLYVQTPHGQEGYVGYAACLPLGILPQPTRGPCWEDSTDVFPRPLGNMTDTEKLRDTRSECGARGRNPRVRRSSRDAVSACGERSVDRLYLRAAANARTKGSRHTLLVIRSDYEGQGGNALSVSKGDVVALLSDHVSDWFWVRSRDGREGFIPAVIAGHGFL